One window of the Cataglyphis hispanica isolate Lineage 1 chromosome 13, ULB_Chis1_1.0, whole genome shotgun sequence genome contains the following:
- the LOC126854004 gene encoding mitochondrial pyruvate carrier 2-like, with protein sequence MAMPGKISAYQRLMLRIASILPEKFRATFLHPAGPTTVFFWAPTFKWGLVIAGIGDINRPADTISLNHTASLMITGAIWSRYEFYQLSI encoded by the exons ATGGCAATGCCCGGTAAAATTAGCGCTTATCAGAGATTAATGTTGAGAATTGCTTCAATCCTGCCTGAAAAATTCCGCGCCACGTTTTTGCATCCTGCAG GACCAACTACTGTATTTTTCTGGGCACCGACGTTTAAATGGGGTCTGGTAATAGCGGGCATAGGAGACATTAATCGACCTGCGGACACGATCTCTCTCAATCACACTGCGAGTCTTATGATTACAGGCGCTATATGGTCTAGGtatgaattttatcaattatcaatttaa